In the Campylobacter concisus genome, TTACTTCATAGCACGCTTCGCCTACAACTTCTGCTATAACTGGATTTACTTTACCTGGCATGATTGAGCTACCTGGTTGCATTTGTGGTAAATTTATCTCACCTAGACCGCATCTTGGGCCTGAATTCATCAAACGAAGGTCATTTGCGATTTTTGAAAGTCTAACAGCTGCGGTTTTTAACGCGCCACTTACGTGAACGAAGTCTGCTGTATCTTGTGTAGCTGCGATGAAATCATCAGCTTTTTTGAAATCAACACCAGTTATATCTTTTAACTTTTTAACAACTACATTTTTATAATCAGGGTGGCAGTTGATACCTGTACCAATCGCAGTTGCACCCATATTTAGATATGTCATTGACTCGCGTGCAGCTGTGATCTTTTCGATATCGCTTTTGATGTAGCTTGCAAATGCATTAAATGTATTTCCAAGTGTTGTAGGAACTGCGTCCTCAAGCTCAGTTCTGCCCATTTTGATGATATCTTTAAATTCTTTTGCTTTTTTATCAAGTTCGTCTTTTAGTAGATTCATCGCAGTAAGCAAATCAGTAAGCTTTGCGTAAGTTGCTACTTTTATTGAGCTTGGGTAAGTGTCATTTGTGCTTTGTCCAAGATTTGTATGATCGTTTGGATGGATGTATTGATACTCACCTTTTTTATGACCCATGCTCTCAAGTGCGATGTTTGTAATAACCTCGTTTGCATTCATGTTTGTACTTGTTCCAGCACCACCTTGGACCATATCAACCACAAATTGATCTAAAAACTCACCAGCTATTACTCTATCAGCGGCTTTTGCTAGAGTATCAGCAATCTTAGGGTCTAAAACGCCAACCTCTTTATTTGCAAGTGCGGCTGCTTTTTTGATTTGTGCAAATGCTTTTACAAAGTATGGATACTCTTTTAATGTTCTACCACTCATGTGAAAATTTTCGGTAGCTCTAAATGTTTGGATACCATAATAAAAATCGTCAGAGATTTCCAACTCACCTATAAAATCGTGTTCTTTTCTGGTTGCCATAACCATTCTCCTTATAAAAAATGTATTAATGAAATTATATAGATATTTAATATTTTAAATATTAATTACTACTTATTTTTTTTAAGCTTTGACTTTTAACCTAGATAAAACGACTTTTGGAGAAAAATTTATAGTAGCTTTTAAGCTATATTTAATAATATAGCTTAGATAAATTGTTATTTAAATAATAATATCACTTTTTTATTATATAAAAAGCTCGTAATTAGCTCAAATTTATTTAAATTTTTAAGCTTAAAAGGTAAATATATAGAAAAATAACATAAAAATAAATATTAAATCACACTTTTTATATCCAAAAATATAAAAAATAAAGTTAAATTTTATTTCTAATATTACTTTAGAAAGTAAAAACTAAGTAAATATCACCATATTGCAAAGCAAATTTATTAAATTTTTAAATAGAGCCCTTAAACTAAGCATCATAAAAATATTAT is a window encoding:
- a CDS encoding aspartate ammonia-lyase; protein product: MATRKEHDFIGELEISDDFYYGIQTFRATENFHMSGRTLKEYPYFVKAFAQIKKAAALANKEVGVLDPKIADTLAKAADRVIAGEFLDQFVVDMVQGGAGTSTNMNANEVITNIALESMGHKKGEYQYIHPNDHTNLGQSTNDTYPSSIKVATYAKLTDLLTAMNLLKDELDKKAKEFKDIIKMGRTELEDAVPTTLGNTFNAFASYIKSDIEKITAARESMTYLNMGATAIGTGINCHPDYKNVVVKKLKDITGVDFKKADDFIAATQDTADFVHVSGALKTAAVRLSKIANDLRLMNSGPRCGLGEINLPQMQPGSSIMPGKVNPVIAEVVGEACYEVIGNDVTIMLCSERGEFELNAFEPGIAYALFNSIFILENAMKTLAEKAVRKLTANPEACLKSVLGSVGIVTAFNPYIGYEKSASIAKEALQTGKAVGDICLERGYLSKEEIDKILEPKNMLNPSMVR